One genomic window of Apus apus isolate bApuApu2 chromosome 9, bApuApu2.pri.cur, whole genome shotgun sequence includes the following:
- the LOC127388388 gene encoding basic salivary proline-rich protein 2-like: MQLKGTDMSPSPNSFFVSNVQGKHELEEIMRSPADPCAAFLPRSQGRAPADKHTDPPRLHRSPPPPPVRFAEPRVPPRGSRLPPRSEYGGNRRPPAAASRPNHLRTPESPQGPRSRFPPESPQRPPNHLRVPRAASRPNHLRAPRITSGSLESPQGPRSRFPPESPQGPPNHLRAPRITSGPPESPQGPRSRFPPESPQRPPNHLRVPRITSGSPESPQGPPSRFPPESPQDPRITSGRLEPLPARITSGPPNHLRTPESPQGASSRFPPESPQDPRITSGRLEPLPARITSGPPNHLRTPESPQGASSRFPPESPQRPRSRFPPESPQDPPNHLSGPRAAPGAAPRRAPPPMPPQPLPRGRQPRPPGPSGSPPFPGRAEGAQRLPPPPRGRRSPPASPQRAAAAGHGDKG, from the coding sequence CGAAGCCCCGCCGAtccctgtgctgccttcctccctcGCAGCCAGGGACGTGCCCCGGCGGACAAGCACACGGACCCACCAAGGCTGCACAGGTCTCCTCCACCACCGCCCGTGCGTTTCGCAGAACCCCGAGTGCCGCCGCGGGGCTCCCGGCTGCCGCCCCGCAGCGAGTACGGAGGCAACAGGCGACCGCCCGCGGCCGCTTCCCGCCCGAATCACCTCAGGACCCCCGAATCACCTCAGGGACCCCGGAGCCGCTTCCCGCCCGAATCACCTCAGCGCCCCCCGAATCACCTCAGGGTCCCTCGAGCCGCTTCCCGCCCGAATCACCTCAGGGCCCCCCGAATCACCTCAGGGTCCCTCGAATCACCTCAGGGACCCCGGAGCCGCTTCCCGCCCGAATCACCTCAGGGCCCCCCGAATCACCTCAGGGCCCCCCGAATCACCTCAGGGCCCCCCGAATCACCTCAGGGACCCCGAAGCCGCTTCCCGCCCGAATCACCTCAGCGCCCCCCGAATCACCTCAGGGTCCCCCGAATCACCTCAGGGTCCCCCGAATCACCTCAGGGTCCCCCGAGCCGCTTCCCGCCCGAATCACCTCAGGACCCCCGAATCACCTCAGGGCGCCTCGAGCCGCTTCCCGCCCGAATCACCTCAGGACCCCCGAATCACCTCAGGACCCCCGAATCACCTCAGGGCGCCTCGAGCCGCTTCCCGCCCGAATCACCTCAGGACCCCCGAATCACCTCAGGGCGCCTCGAGCCGCTTCCCGCCCGAATCACCTCAGGACCCCCGAATCACCTCAGGACCCCCGAATCACCTCAGGGCGCCTCGAGCCGCTTCCCGCCCGAATCACCTCAGCGCCCCCGGAGCCGCTTCCCGCCCGAATCACCTCAGGACCCCCCGAATCACCTCAGCGGCCCCCGAGCCGCCCCCggggccgctccccgccgggCTCCGCCGCCGATGCCGCCTCAGCCCTTGCCCCGAGGGCGGCAGCCTCGCCCGCCGGGTCCCAGCGGCAGCCCACCCTTCCCGGGAAGGGCTGAAGGGGCACAGCggctccccccacccccgcgGGGCCGCAGATCGCCACCTGCCTCGCCTCAACGCGCCGCGGCGGCCGGGCACGGGGATAAGGGCTGA